The Halodesulfovibrio marinisediminis DSM 17456 genomic interval AAAAACCTGAGTGAAGGTGTGATGAACCCCGACCATATAGCCGCCATGGGAATGGACAACACCCTTGGGCTTATCTGTTGTGCCGGAAGTGTAGAGCATGAACAACGGGTCGGTTGCATCCATAGTTTCTGTTATGGCTTCGTAGGATTTGCCGCGCATAATATCATGCCACCACAAATCTTTTTCTGTATCCATGTCTACTGTTACATGAGTGCGGTGCACAACAATGGTGTGGTCTACAGAGTGTTCAACCTGTTTCAGTGCTTCATCGACAAGCGGCTTAAGCGAGAGAATTCGACCGTTACGGTAGAAGGCATCAACCGTAATGATGATTTTTGGTTTTGCATCTTCAATACGCTCCGCGAGAGCATTGGCAGAGAATCCAGCGAATACGACACTATGAATTGCGCCGATTTTAGCTGCCGCCAGCATGGATATAACGGTCTCCGGCAGGGATGGAAGATAGATGACTACTCTGTCACCTCTAGTTACACCAAGTTCGCGTAGTGCGTTGGCGCACTTGTTAACTTCCCTGTAAAGCTCAAAGTATGTGAGTCGTCTGGTATCGCCCGGTTCACCTTCCCAGATAAGCGCAAGTTTGTTGCGGTTAGGGGAGGTTATATGCCTGTCGAGGGCATTGTGAACTATGTTACAGCGAGCACCGTAAAACCATTTGTAGAAGGGGGCATCCGTCTCGTTAAGAACGGTGTCCCAGCGTCGGTACCATTGAAGTCGTTCTGCGGCATCTTCCCAGTAGGCCAAGCTATTAACGTTAGCTTTGTGGTGGGCATGTTTGAGATCAGCAGGGTTTACAGCAGAGTCTGCAATAACACGCGGCAGAGGACGGAAGACACGTTGTTCCGTTAAAAGAGATTCAATAGTGCCGTTAGATGTAGGTTGTGTGTTGTCTGTCATGCTATAGCCCCAAAACTTGTTTGAGTTCGCCTAACCGCCTGCGGCTGATAGGAATTTCAATGCGAGTACGTCCGGCTGTTCTCAGCATAAAGTTAGAGCCGGGAAGTGATGCGATTTCTGTAACCATATCAAGATTCACAAGGAACTTACGATGCGCACGGAAAAAGTTGTGCGGGCGCAGTCTGGCTTCAAGGATTTTCAACCTGTACGAGGTTAGGTGTTTTCCTGAAGCGGTGTGGACATAGGTGTAGTCTTCGCTGGCTTCAATAAAGATAATCTCGTTGTACGGCAACAGCATAGTGCGTCCGCCAGAGGTGATAGCAAGTTTTTCGATCTCTGCGGGGCGGAATTTTTCTGTAAGCTCCCATGCCTGTCGTAACGCGTGGAGGAACTGGTCCTGCTCTTCCTCTTCTAAAGGAAGTTGCAGTGTTTGTTCCGGTTCTTCCTGCATATCGTCGGAAGAGTCACGGACAGTTGGTTCCTGCCATTGTGTGGATGGTTCCTGCGCGAGGTTGAAGTGCATCCTGAATTGCTCAAGACGCGAAACAGAACGCGCAAACCGTTCTTGTGTACAAGGAAAAATGAGATAATCTGTGGCATCGAGTTCAAACGCTGTAAAAGCGTCGTCCTCATTGTCTGCCAGAAAAATAAGAGCAGGTTGTTTGGTGCGTCCGCGGAGGCGCCGCGTGAGTTCAAAGCCGTCTCGTGGTTCTTGTATGGAAACTGCCACAACAAGAACTGCATATTCAATGGCACTAAGCAGTTCAAGTGCCTCGTCTACATGCACGGCCTCGCCCACTATTCGCACAAAATCAACTGGCTCGAAAAATTTTCTGAGCTGTGTGCGGATTTCTGGATCCGGATGAACAAGAAGTGTTGGTAACATAGTTGGCAACCGTGATTAGAAAACTGAAAAAATGAATATATAACTGACTGATTCAATACTACATACTCAATAGCTTCATGTGAAGGGAAACTCATTCTTCTCTGGTTGAACAGTTAATCTCGTATTTATGTAGCGCATAAAAAAAGACCACACAATGTGCGGTCTTTTTTACGTACTCTAGAGAGCGTCTTGCTATTTTGCAAAGCCTACTGCGCGGCGTTCGCGGATTACGGTTACGCGAATCTGACCCGGGTAGGTAAGATTGTTTTCAATCTTATCAGCAATCTCTTTGCAGAGCAGGTAGGTGGAGTCGTCATCAACGTTATCGGAGTTAACCATAACACGGATTTCTCGACCAGCCTGAATAGCGTATGCTTTAGCTACGCCGTCAAATGCTGTTGCAATGCCTTCAAGTTCTTCAAGGCGTTTTACGTAGTTCTCAAGGAGTTCTTTACGAGCACCTGGACGGGCGCCGGACAGGGAGTCCGCGGCCTGAACGAGAACAGCAAGAGCAGTGGTCGGCGGAGTATCTTCATGGTGCGCTGCAATTGCGTGTATAATATCTTTAGCTTCGCCGTATTTTTTAGCCAGATCAGCACCGATGAGTGCGTGCGGGCCCTCAACTTCATGGTCAACAGCTTTACCAAGGTCGTGCAGCAGACCTGCACGTTTAGCCTTTTTAACATCAAGGCCAAGCTCAGCAGCCATCATGCCACAGAGGGAAGAAACTTCCAGAGAGTGCTGCAGCACGTTCTGAGAGAAACTTGTGCGGTATTTAAGCTGACCGAGGAACTTGATAAGCTCTGGGTGGATACCGTGAACGCCAGCATCAAATGTAGCCTGTTCACCTACTTCACGAAGCTGTACTTCCAGTTCCTGTTCAACCTTGCGAACAACATCTTCGATGCGTGCAGGGTGGATACGGCCATCGCTGATGAGACGTTCAAGTGCCATTTTGGCAATCTGACGACGCAGCGGGCTGTAAGCAGAAAGGATTACAGTTTCAGGGGTATCGTCGATGATGAGGTCAACACCGGTGGCTGCTTCGATAGCGCGGATGTTGCGCCCTTCACGGCCAATGATGCGTCCTTTCATGTCTTCGCTTGGCAAGGTTACAGCGGTAACGGTCTGTTCACCTACGTAGTCACCTGCGTAGCGCTGGATAGCAGTAGCAATGATGTGCTGAGATTTGCGGTTTGCAGTCTCTTTTGCTTCCATTTCGATCTGGCGGATCATTTTAGCGGCTTCATGCTTGGTGCGTGCTTCCACTTCATTGA includes:
- a CDS encoding LytR/AlgR family response regulator transcription factor codes for the protein MLPTLLVHPDPEIRTQLRKFFEPVDFVRIVGEAVHVDEALELLSAIEYAVLVVAVSIQEPRDGFELTRRLRGRTKQPALIFLADNEDDAFTAFELDATDYLIFPCTQERFARSVSRLEQFRMHFNLAQEPSTQWQEPTVRDSSDDMQEEPEQTLQLPLEEEEQDQFLHALRQAWELTEKFRPAEIEKLAITSGGRTMLLPYNEIIFIEASEDYTYVHTASGKHLTSYRLKILEARLRPHNFFRAHRKFLVNLDMVTEIASLPGSNFMLRTAGRTRIEIPISRRRLGELKQVLGL
- the rny gene encoding ribonuclease Y, whose translation is MSLISFGLVLVGAIIGAGSGYALHKVVSSKRMGDAKELSTRIIEEARKEAQAQKKEIILQGQDEIYKQKREIEREFKDRENETKTRDRKIQELSERVERKREQANQKEQELLSLEKDLTRKERKLEDKITLLDSKLDEQELKLQEVSGLTIEEAKERLFNEVEARTKHEAAKMIRQIEMEAKETANRKSQHIIATAIQRYAGDYVGEQTVTAVTLPSEDMKGRIIGREGRNIRAIEAATGVDLIIDDTPETVILSAYSPLRRQIAKMALERLISDGRIHPARIEDVVRKVEQELEVQLREVGEQATFDAGVHGIHPELIKFLGQLKYRTSFSQNVLQHSLEVSSLCGMMAAELGLDVKKAKRAGLLHDLGKAVDHEVEGPHALIGADLAKKYGEAKDIIHAIAAHHEDTPPTTALAVLVQAADSLSGARPGARKELLENYVKRLEELEGIATAFDGVAKAYAIQAGREIRVMVNSDNVDDDSTYLLCKEIADKIENNLTYPGQIRVTVIRERRAVGFAK